A single region of the Elusimicrobiota bacterium genome encodes:
- a CDS encoding bifunctional methionine sulfoxide reductase B/A protein: MKNIYRVIVSVLIITIVLLITVRTGYTGNGSIGQIYKTGDTEMKNVNTKIIESETYWKNKLSEEQFNVLRKKGTERAYTGKYYNFHKDGTYSCAGCGAELFSSTKKYDSGSGWPSFYDLANDKSVVKKRDTAYGMERNEILCATCGGHLGHVFNDGPKPTGLRYCVNSAALDFKENVECTQKTEKAVFAAGCFWGVEQKFSQVPGVVKTVVGYTGGKTVDPTYEDVCTDKTGHAEAVLVEYDPGKVSYTQLLETFWKLHNPTTLDQQGVDVGTQYRSAIYYHSDSQQRMAVESKSALEKTGKYKNKIVTEIVLAGTFYPAEEYHQKYYQKKGLSGGCGIK; encoded by the coding sequence ATGAAAAATATTTATAGAGTCATTGTTTCAGTTTTAATAATAACTATAGTGTTATTAATCACAGTAAGGACCGGGTACACAGGTAATGGTAGTATCGGACAAATTTATAAAACAGGAGATACTGAAATGAAAAACGTTAATACGAAAATAATTGAGAGTGAAACATACTGGAAAAACAAGTTGTCTGAAGAACAGTTCAATGTTTTACGGAAAAAAGGCACAGAACGCGCGTATACGGGTAAGTATTATAATTTTCATAAAGACGGAACCTATAGTTGTGCGGGATGCGGTGCGGAGTTGTTTAGTTCAACAAAAAAATATGATTCCGGTTCGGGTTGGCCAAGTTTTTATGATTTAGCTAATGATAAAAGCGTTGTAAAAAAACGGGATACTGCGTATGGAATGGAGCGTAACGAAATATTATGTGCCACGTGCGGGGGACATCTTGGGCACGTGTTTAACGACGGGCCAAAACCTACAGGGTTAAGATACTGTGTTAACTCCGCAGCGCTGGATTTCAAGGAAAATGTTGAATGTACCCAAAAAACGGAGAAAGCGGTTTTCGCAGCGGGATGTTTCTGGGGTGTAGAACAAAAGTTTAGCCAAGTGCCGGGAGTGGTGAAAACTGTGGTAGGGTATACCGGCGGGAAAACTGTTGATCCGACGTATGAAGATGTGTGTACCGATAAAACAGGCCATGCGGAAGCTGTACTTGTAGAATATGACCCCGGAAAAGTTAGTTACACGCAGTTGCTTGAAACATTTTGGAAACTTCATAACCCAACTACGCTTGACCAACAGGGAGTTGATGTGGGTACACAATACCGGTCGGCGATATATTATCATAGTGACTCACAACAACGAATGGCGGTTGAGTCTAAATCAGCACTTGAAAAAACGGGGAAGTACAAAAATAAAATTGTTACCGAGATAGTTCTCGCTGGCACGTTTTATCCCGCGGAAGAGTATCACCAGAAGTATTACCAAAAAAAAGGTTTGTCCGGCGGGTGCGGGATAAAATAA